A single window of Gemmatimonadaceae bacterium DNA harbors:
- a CDS encoding prepilin-type N-terminal cleavage/methylation domain-containing protein translates to MSHSRCARRSGFTLWELTMVLLVMSIAATLAAPAFARLVDERPKTGADAVVGLLRDARKAAIDYNATVTLRLDPTTLKYQLDTSGAYGVGTLATGVLDIGMSATLVTDQPRLHYVFRPAGAAFADTVIVRGAGMRTVRVDPWSGVARADSL, encoded by the coding sequence ATGAGCCATTCGCGGTGCGCGCGGCGGAGCGGGTTCACGCTCTGGGAGCTGACGATGGTGCTGCTCGTGATGAGCATCGCCGCCACGCTCGCCGCGCCGGCGTTCGCGCGGCTCGTGGATGAACGCCCGAAAACCGGCGCCGACGCCGTTGTGGGTTTGTTGCGTGATGCGCGCAAGGCCGCGATCGACTACAACGCAACGGTAACGCTGCGGCTCGATCCAACGACGCTCAAGTATCAACTGGATACGTCGGGCGCCTATGGCGTGGGCACGTTGGCGACCGGCGTGCTCGACATCGGCATGTCGGCAACACTCGTGACGGACCAGCCGCGGCTGCATTACGTATTTCGGCCGGCCGGCGCGGCCTTCGCCGACACCGTGATCGTACGCGGCGCGGGAATGCGCACCGTGCGCGTGGACCCCTGGAGCGGAGTCGCGCGTGCGGATTCGCTCTAG
- a CDS encoding leishmanolysin-related zinc metalloendopeptidase — protein sequence MTKLAISARAFTVAAAALLGLAAACSDSSVAPPVATTLTLSASAISLDAIGATQTVTAVVNDQHGQPMATAPITWTASAANVLVTGTAGTATIAAAANGTATVTATSGKATATITVTVAQIPTALQKLGGDAQLGAVNTTLVQPVGVRVVDRLNSPVANQGVTFTIASGGGSVASTTVTTGNDGVAATTWTLGKIASSTQQLTVVAGSLAPLTYSATAVAGAPANVLVAGGDKQSAVAGAALATAPQVLVTDAFTNPVSNATVTFTPVGDGSIQFPTATTNASGIAFAGRWTLGTTVGTKSLIASVGAVSVTFTASATGGAPSSVKINAGNNQTAAAGSAVATAPSVKVTDALGNAAAGAVVTFAVASGGGSVTGGTTTTDASGVATVGRWTLGSAAGTNTLTATVANVSPVTFTATATSTTPAAVSALFVSAGANQAATAGTAVPNAPSIVARDAAGNPVSGVTITFTASDGGTIGGSTSATVKTNTSGVAAPGAWILASTATLNTLTASTPGVSAVQLNAAACEPPNAAGFTITLCYRTSMTASQRAAFVNAAARWRSIITAKLPDVPVNISEGACDTGTPSLTNMTIDDVMIFAGIEPIDGAGSILGSAGWCFRRTGGLPVLGNMSFDVADMATLEANGTLNAVILHEMGHVLGIGTMWTTLGLLQNQSTSSVVNDTYFSGTAAVAAFNQVGGATYTLGQKVPVENTGGSGTINAHWRESVLRNELMTGFLNSGTNPLSVVTIGSLQDLGYSVNMAAADPLSLTLSIQSTLAPGAATVSVMNDGFRGKQSTIDSFGRVTRIR from the coding sequence ATGACGAAGCTCGCAATTTCTGCACGTGCATTTACTGTCGCCGCGGCCGCATTGCTCGGCCTTGCCGCGGCGTGTTCTGATTCTTCAGTTGCTCCGCCGGTCGCCACGACGCTCACGCTGTCGGCCTCGGCCATTTCGCTCGATGCAATCGGCGCCACGCAGACCGTGACCGCGGTCGTCAACGATCAGCATGGCCAGCCAATGGCCACTGCGCCGATTACGTGGACCGCAAGCGCGGCGAACGTGCTGGTGACGGGTACGGCCGGCACGGCGACGATCGCCGCCGCCGCGAACGGAACCGCGACGGTGACGGCGACATCTGGAAAGGCGACGGCAACCATCACGGTGACCGTCGCGCAAATTCCCACCGCACTCCAGAAGCTTGGTGGCGACGCACAACTCGGCGCCGTCAACACGACGCTCGTTCAGCCCGTCGGCGTTCGTGTCGTCGATCGACTCAATTCGCCGGTGGCGAATCAAGGTGTGACGTTCACCATCGCGTCGGGCGGCGGCAGCGTCGCGTCGACGACCGTCACCACCGGCAACGACGGTGTTGCAGCGACGACCTGGACGCTCGGCAAGATCGCATCGTCGACGCAGCAGTTGACCGTGGTCGCCGGCAGTCTGGCGCCGTTGACGTATTCGGCGACCGCCGTAGCCGGCGCGCCCGCCAACGTCCTCGTGGCGGGCGGCGACAAGCAGAGCGCCGTGGCCGGCGCAGCACTTGCGACGGCGCCGCAGGTCTTGGTCACCGACGCGTTCACGAATCCGGTGAGCAATGCGACGGTCACGTTCACGCCCGTCGGTGACGGCAGCATTCAATTCCCGACGGCGACAACGAACGCGAGTGGTATCGCGTTCGCCGGCCGATGGACGCTCGGCACGACGGTCGGTACGAAATCGCTCATCGCCAGTGTCGGCGCCGTGTCGGTGACATTCACCGCGAGCGCCACTGGTGGTGCGCCGAGTAGTGTGAAGATCAATGCGGGAAACAATCAGACAGCGGCGGCGGGTAGCGCGGTAGCGACGGCGCCGTCGGTCAAGGTCACCGATGCGTTGGGAAACGCCGCCGCGGGTGCGGTGGTGACGTTCGCCGTCGCGAGTGGCGGCGGTTCGGTGACCGGTGGGACGACGACGACGGATGCAAGTGGTGTCGCGACTGTCGGCCGATGGACGCTCGGTTCCGCCGCGGGAACGAACACGCTGACGGCCACGGTCGCGAACGTATCGCCGGTGACGTTCACCGCCACCGCGACGTCCACGACGCCCGCGGCGGTGAGTGCGCTGTTCGTGAGCGCGGGCGCGAACCAGGCTGCAACCGCGGGGACCGCAGTGCCGAATGCACCGTCCATCGTCGCGCGCGATGCGGCCGGCAATCCCGTTTCCGGCGTTACCATCACGTTCACCGCGTCGGACGGCGGAACGATCGGTGGCTCGACCTCGGCGACCGTGAAGACAAACACATCGGGCGTCGCGGCGCCCGGCGCGTGGATTCTTGCCTCCACCGCGACGCTCAACACACTCACGGCGAGCACGCCAGGCGTCAGCGCGGTGCAGTTGAACGCCGCGGCGTGTGAGCCGCCGAATGCGGCGGGGTTCACGATCACACTGTGTTATCGCACCTCGATGACGGCGTCGCAGCGCGCCGCGTTCGTCAACGCGGCGGCGCGGTGGCGTTCGATCATTACCGCGAAGCTGCCCGACGTGCCGGTGAACATCAGCGAAGGCGCGTGCGATACCGGGACGCCGAGTTTGACGAACATGACCATCGACGACGTGATGATCTTCGCCGGCATCGAGCCAATCGATGGCGCGGGATCCATTCTTGGCTCCGCGGGATGGTGCTTTCGACGCACCGGCGGATTGCCCGTACTCGGCAACATGAGCTTTGACGTGGCCGACATGGCGACGCTCGAGGCGAACGGCACGCTCAACGCGGTGATACTCCACGAGATGGGCCACGTGCTTGGCATCGGCACGATGTGGACGACGCTCGGCCTGCTGCAGAATCAGTCGACGTCGAGCGTGGTCAACGACACGTATTTCAGCGGAACCGCGGCCGTTGCGGCGTTCAACCAGGTCGGCGGCGCGACGTACACGCTGGGTCAGAAGGTGCCCGTCGAGAACACGGGTGGGTCGGGGACGATCAATGCGCACTGGCGCGAGAGCGTGCTGCGCAACGAGTTGATGACCGGCTTCCTGAACAGCGGCACCAATCCGCTGAGCGTCGTCACGATCGGGTCGCTGCAGGATCTTGGGTACTCGGTGAACATGGCGGCGGCCGACCCGCTGAGTCTCACGCTGTCGATTCAGTCGACCCTGGCGCCCGGGGCCGCCACCGTCTCGGTGATGAACGACGGGTTCCGGGGCAAGCAGTCGACGATCGATTCCTTCGGTCGCGTGACGCGCATTCGGTAA
- the gspG gene encoding type II secretion system major pseudopilin GspG — protein MRSGFTLIEILVVIVVIAILATLVAPNIFQHVGAAKDATAKSQIEMLSAALDAYRLDNGHYPSTEQGLNSLWEKPTIDPPENWRGPYLRKPVPADPWNRAYIYLFPGQQNVNGYDLLSYGLDGKPGGDGEDADITSWK, from the coding sequence ATGCGTTCCGGCTTCACGCTCATCGAGATCCTGGTCGTGATCGTGGTGATCGCGATCCTGGCCACACTCGTCGCGCCAAACATTTTCCAACACGTCGGCGCGGCGAAGGATGCCACGGCGAAGTCGCAGATCGAGATGCTCAGCGCGGCGCTCGACGCGTATCGTCTGGACAACGGGCACTATCCGAGCACGGAGCAAGGCCTCAACTCCCTCTGGGAGAAGCCGACGATCGATCCCCCGGAGAACTGGCGCGGACCCTACCTGCGAAAGCCGGTGCCGGCCGATCCCTGGAACCGGGCCTACATCTACCTCTTTCCCGGGCAGCAGAACGTGAACGGCTACGACCTCCTGTCGTATGGCTTGGACGGCAAGCCGGGCGGCGACGGCGAGGATGCGGACATCACGAGCTGGAAGTGA
- a CDS encoding type II secretion system F family protein → MPTYAYQAVDGTGKRTRGHAQAASTGALTRTLEERGLFVVDVAESATANAGKRSGFRIGRRREVLEVTRALAALLPVGMPLAHALNAASGVATGDVRDALQAVRERVERGDPLSVALAEHRSLFSPLYVGLVRAGEKSGDLDAAFARLSQQLERDEQLRGKVLSAAIYPLLLATAGSIAVTVLLFFVLPRFVTLLEGSGAKLPRSTATLLALSSALHRGWPFLFLVPLAIAAFAAWVANTEDGRRVWSNVLLALPGVATLRRYALAGRFARLVGVLLGGGAPLLTALDDTIESIGDPVARDDTLRIRTRVREGSSLRGALGDSRLFPPMLAQLVGVGEDAGQLREFLMKAADIFEERTERATQRLATFAEPAMIVMFGAIVAFVALSLLQAIYGINANSFK, encoded by the coding sequence ATGCCCACCTACGCCTACCAAGCAGTCGACGGAACGGGAAAGCGCACGCGTGGGCACGCGCAGGCGGCCAGCACCGGCGCGCTGACGCGCACGCTGGAGGAGCGCGGCCTGTTCGTGGTCGACGTCGCCGAATCCGCGACGGCGAACGCGGGCAAGCGCAGCGGGTTTCGCATCGGCCGCCGCCGCGAGGTGCTCGAGGTGACGCGCGCGCTTGCCGCGCTGCTTCCGGTCGGCATGCCGCTCGCCCACGCGCTCAACGCGGCGTCCGGCGTCGCGACCGGCGACGTGCGCGATGCACTGCAAGCCGTGCGCGAACGCGTCGAACGCGGCGATCCGCTCTCGGTGGCGCTGGCTGAGCACCGCTCGTTGTTCTCGCCGCTTTACGTGGGACTGGTGCGCGCCGGCGAAAAGAGCGGCGACCTCGATGCCGCGTTCGCTCGGCTGTCGCAACAGCTCGAGCGCGACGAGCAGCTTCGCGGAAAAGTGTTGTCGGCGGCGATCTATCCGCTGTTGCTGGCCACCGCCGGCTCGATCGCGGTGACGGTGCTCCTGTTTTTCGTGCTGCCGCGCTTCGTTACGCTGCTCGAGGGCAGCGGCGCCAAGCTGCCACGATCCACCGCCACGCTGCTCGCGCTGTCCTCGGCGCTGCATCGCGGATGGCCGTTCCTCTTTCTCGTGCCCCTCGCCATTGCCGCCTTTGCGGCCTGGGTCGCGAACACGGAAGACGGCCGGCGTGTGTGGTCGAACGTGCTGCTCGCGCTTCCCGGCGTCGCCACGTTGCGACGCTATGCGCTGGCCGGCCGATTCGCGCGGCTCGTCGGCGTACTGCTTGGCGGGGGCGCGCCGCTGCTCACCGCGCTAGATGACACCATCGAATCGATCGGCGATCCGGTCGCGCGCGACGACACGCTGCGCATTCGCACGCGTGTGCGCGAAGGCAGCTCGCTTCGCGGCGCGCTCGGCGACAGTCGGCTGTTTCCGCCGATGCTCGCGCAGCTCGTCGGCGTCGGCGAAGACGCCGGGCAATTGCGCGAATTCCTGATGAAGGCGGCGGACATCTTCGAGGAGCGTACCGAACGAGCCACGCAGCGCCTCGCAACGTTCGCCGAGCCGGCGATGATCGTGATGTTTGGCGCCATTGTCGCTTTCGTCGCGCTGTCGTTGCTGCAGGCGATCTACGGCATCAACGCGAACTCGTTCAAATGA
- a CDS encoding prepilin-type N-terminal cleavage/methylation domain-containing protein gives MRIRSSKRRVRAGFSLMEAVVAVAIVGMTAVSALEAVGGDMRTAARSKRAIEAEALATSRLEFLNLLTDRELQSLPDSVQSGKFAKPLDEYAWKTTSTPFADQAGVYDVRVIVTWPGGEYTLKSYQYRIPPVVSRR, from the coding sequence GTGCGGATTCGCTCTAGCAAGCGTCGCGTGCGCGCCGGATTCTCACTCATGGAAGCGGTCGTCGCGGTCGCCATCGTCGGCATGACCGCGGTCAGCGCGCTCGAGGCGGTCGGGGGCGACATGCGAACGGCGGCGCGCTCGAAGCGAGCGATCGAGGCTGAAGCGCTCGCGACGTCGCGCCTCGAGTTTTTGAATTTGCTCACGGATCGCGAGCTGCAATCGCTTCCGGATTCCGTGCAAAGCGGCAAGTTCGCGAAGCCGCTCGACGAGTATGCGTGGAAGACGACGTCGACGCCGTTCGCCGATCAGGCGGGTGTCTACGACGTTCGCGTGATCGTCACGTGGCCCGGCGGTGAGTACACGCTCAAATCGTATCAGTATCGCATACCGCCCGTGGTGAGCCGCCGATGA
- a CDS encoding DUF3565 domain-containing protein: protein MSRRIVGFHTDDEQHWVADLECGHTQHVRHDPPWQQRPWVITPEGRASWIGRPLSCVKCVDEGRAP, encoded by the coding sequence ATGTCACGACGCATTGTCGGGTTTCACACCGACGACGAGCAGCATTGGGTCGCCGACCTCGAGTGCGGTCACACGCAGCACGTTCGACATGATCCGCCCTGGCAGCAGCGGCCCTGGGTCATTACGCCCGAAGGGCGCGCGAGCTGGATTGGCCGACCGCTCTCCTGTGTGAAGTGCGTGGACGAAGGACGCGCGCCGTGA
- a CDS encoding DUF2071 domain-containing protein yields the protein MTARSPRVFLTAEWRHLALLNYRVDPLVLEPYVPRGTELDLWEGGAYVSVVGFLFQRMRALGVPIPLHAEFTEVNLRFYVRREVAGETRHGVTFIRELVSSPLIAGAAKMLYNEPYARAEMSSDVRADGATYGWRYRARDGVLRVRPSTTAQIARAGSDEEFMTTRHWGYTAQRDGSTIEYHVGHAPWMVQRCADAELSGDRAMVFGNVFANVLFDRPHNAMFANGSAVTLSFPTRIA from the coding sequence GTGACAGCGCGGTCGCCGCGCGTCTTTCTGACGGCCGAATGGCGTCATCTCGCGCTGCTCAACTACCGGGTCGATCCGTTGGTGCTCGAGCCGTACGTCCCGCGCGGCACGGAGCTCGATCTGTGGGAGGGCGGCGCCTACGTCAGCGTCGTCGGGTTTCTCTTTCAACGAATGCGTGCGCTCGGGGTGCCGATTCCCCTGCACGCCGAATTCACTGAAGTGAACTTGCGCTTCTATGTTCGGCGCGAGGTGGCCGGCGAAACGCGCCACGGGGTGACGTTCATCCGCGAGCTCGTGTCGTCGCCGCTCATCGCGGGTGCCGCGAAAATGCTCTACAACGAACCGTATGCGCGCGCGGAGATGAGCAGCGACGTTCGCGCCGACGGCGCGACCTACGGCTGGCGATATCGCGCGCGAGACGGCGTACTTCGCGTGCGGCCGTCGACCACCGCGCAAATCGCGCGGGCGGGCTCGGACGAAGAATTCATGACGACGCGCCATTGGGGATACACCGCGCAGCGCGACGGCTCGACCATCGAGTACCATGTCGGCCATGCGCCCTGGATGGTGCAGCGGTGCGCCGATGCCGAGTTGAGCGGCGACCGCGCGATGGTGTTCGGTAATGTTTTCGCCAACGTACTGTTCGATCGTCCGCACAACGCCATGTTCGCGAACGGTTCCGCGGTCACACTCTCATTCCCAACGCGAATCGCATGA
- a CDS encoding MOSC domain-containing protein: MNETREETPYSGTVVAVSRSDAHSFSKQPCASIRLIRGEGVEGDAHRGVTVKHRSRVARDPNQPNLRQVHLIHSELLDELHEAGFSIAPGELGENVTTRGIALLELPKGTRLCMGAEAIVELTGLRNPCVQIDRFQSGLLSAVIGRDEAGRITRKTGVMSVVVRDGEIHRGDPIRVELPAEPHRPLDVV; the protein is encoded by the coding sequence ATGAACGAAACGCGAGAGGAGACGCCGTATTCGGGAACGGTCGTCGCCGTCAGTCGCAGCGATGCGCACTCATTCAGCAAACAACCGTGCGCGTCGATTCGGCTGATCCGTGGGGAAGGCGTTGAAGGCGACGCGCATCGCGGTGTGACGGTGAAACATCGCTCGCGCGTCGCGCGCGATCCGAACCAGCCGAACTTGCGGCAGGTCCATCTCATTCATTCGGAATTGCTGGATGAATTGCACGAGGCCGGTTTCTCCATTGCGCCCGGCGAGTTGGGCGAAAATGTCACGACGCGCGGCATCGCTCTTCTCGAACTGCCGAAGGGAACGCGCCTCTGTATGGGAGCCGAGGCGATCGTGGAGCTTACAGGACTCCGGAATCCGTGCGTACAAATCGATCGCTTTCAGTCGGGCTTGCTTTCCGCCGTCATCGGGCGCGATGAAGCAGGCCGAATCACCCGCAAAACTGGCGTCATGAGCGTCGTCGTTCGCGACGGAGAGATCCACCGCGGCGATCCGATTCGCGTCGAGCTTCCTGCCGAGCCGCATCGCCCACTCGACGTCGTGTAA